The region CCGAGCTTCGTCCCTATCAGCTGGAAGGGATGAACTGGATGGCCTTTGTGACCGGGCTGGGTCTGGGGGCCTGCCTGGCCGACGACATGGGGCTGGGCAAGACCCTGCAGGTTCTGGCCCTTCTTGCCAGGAGAAACGGCAATTCCGGCTCAAATCCTGCGCTTTTGATCATCCCGGCCTCCCTGCTGGGCAACTGGAAGAACGAGGCCGAGGCCTTCGCGCCCGGCCTGAAGCTAAAGACTGTGCATCCCTCGGAGGTCAGCCGCAAGGAGCTGCAGGAGCTGGCAGGTGATGTGCAGAACCGGTTGTCGGCTTACGATCTGGTGGTGACCACCTATTCCATGGTCCACCGCCTGACCTGGCTCAGGGAGATGACCTGGTCCCTGATTATCCTGGATGAAGCCCAGGCGATCAAGAATCCATCCACCAGGCAGACCAGGGCGGTGAAGAAGCTTCCGGCCCAGGCCAGGATCGCTCTGACCGGGACCCCGATCGAGAATCGTCTCGGGGACCTGTGGTCTCTTTTTGACTTCTTGAATCCCGGTCTGCTGGGATCCTCCAAGGTGTTTCAGGGGTTTGTCAAAACCCTGCAGGCCCGGGAACAGGATCAGTTCGGCCCCTTGCGCAGGCTGGTGGGGCCTTATATCCTGCGCAGACTGAAGACCGATGCCAAGGTTATTTCCGATCTTCCGGACAAAACGGAAACCGTGCGCTACTGCAACTTGAGCAAAGACCAGGTCAAACACTACACGCATATCGTCCAGTCCATGCAGAAAAGCCTGCAGTCTGTGGACAAAATGGCCAGGCGGGGCCTGGTCCTGCAGACGCTCACCCGGTTGAAGCAGGTGTGCAATCATCCAAGCCAATTGACCGGGGACGGGGAGTTCAGACCGGAAAACAGCGGCAAGTTCAACCGGATTCGGGAGCTCTGTGCAGAGCTGGCTGAACGGCAGGAAAAGGTCCTGGTCTTCACCCAGTTCCGGGAGATCATTCCCGCTCTGGAGGAGCATTTGGCCGGGATATTCGGCCGGCCCGGCCTGGTTCTGCACGGTGCGACCCGGGTGGGACAACGAAGCAGGCTGGTGGAGCAGTTCCAGGAAGAGAATGGCCCGCCCTTTTTCATCGCCTCCCTCAAGGTCGGGGGAACGGGCCTGAACCTCACTGCGGCCTCACATGTCATCCACTTTGACCGCTGGTGGAATCCGGCCGTTGAAAATCAGGCTACGGACCGTACCTACCGCATCGGGCAGCGCAAGAACGTGCTGGTCCATAAGTTCGTGACCACAGGGACCATAGAAGAACGGATCGATCGGCTGATCGAGGAGAAAAAGGAGCTGGCCGAAGATGTGCTTTCCGGCAGTGGAGAGGTCAAGTTGACCGAGCTGCCGGACGAGGAACTCCTGGACCTGGTCAGGCTGGACGTGACCAGGGCCATGGGGTGAGGAGTGAAGACAGAGGACAGGAGTATGAAACACGCTGATTGGCCGAGATTCATCCCGGTTTCCGAGCGCAGGGCCAAGGCCGAAGAGCGCCTTGAAGCCATGCGGGCCCAAGGAATGGATATACTGCCTGAGCGGGCAACGGGGCGGGATATGGCCAGCAGTATATGGGGCAGGGGGTGGTGCCGGCATATGCAGTCCCTGCCCAAGATTGGCAAGCATCTGGCCCGGGGCAAGATCTACGCCCGCAACGGCTCCATCCGGCATTTGGAGATCCTGCCGGGGCAGATCAGGGCCCTGGTCATGGGTACAGATATCTATGCAGTAAGCATACCGGTTTTGCCTCTCAGCGGCAATGTGTGGCAGGAGATAAAGGACCTGAGCCTGGGTCGGATAGAAAACGTGCAGGATGTGTATCAGGGAGAGCTTCCTTCTGATGTCATGGACAAGCTCATGGATATACCAAAAGGGATCTTCCCCGGTCCCAAGGAATTCAGTCTGCGTTGCGAGTGCTCAGAGCAAAAACCTGTATGCAAACATGCGGCCGCGGTTCTTTATGGCGCAGGGTCCCGTCTGGATCAGCACCCGGAGCTCTTGTTCACCTTGCGGGGGGTAAAGGCCCAGAGCCTGGTCACATCGTGGACCAAAAAGGTGCGGGACCGGTTTGAAGAAAAGAAAAGCATCCTGGATTTTGAGCAGGCCAAGGATATTTTTGACCTGGAGTGGGATCAAGAACCTAAAACCTGATGTAAAGCAGGACATGGAGATAGGTTATGGCTCGACGGAGACGGTGGCCCAGGTATGTGCCTGTGGCTGAGCGCCGGGCCAAGGCCCAGAAAAAAGTGCGGCAGCTGCGCAGGAAAGGCGTGGATATCCGTCCGGTGCAGATTGAGGGCCGGGTTATTGCCCGCAGCTTTTGGGGCCAGGGATGGTGCACCCATCTGGAATCGTTTTCCGACTTTTCCAACCGTCTGCCCCGGGGGCGGACCTATGTGCGCAACGGCTCGGTCTGTCATTTGGAGATCGAGCCCGGTCACGCAGCTGCCATGGTCAGTGGCTCCCGGATCTATGACGTACGCATCGGCATCCAGGAACTGAGTTCCGCTGTCTGGGAAGACGTAAAGCACAAATGTTCGGGCAGCATCGGGTCCTTGCTGGAGCTGTTGCAGGGCAGGCTCTCGGAGGAAGTGATGCATGTGGTCACAGATGCCCGGCAGGGTCTCTTCCCCAGACCGGAGGAGATCTCTCTGTACTGCAGCTGTCCGGACTGGGCGACGATGTGCAAGCATGTGGCCGCAGTTTTGTACGGTATAGGACACCGCCTGGATGAGGAACCCGAGCTTTTGTTCACCTTGCGCGGGGTCGATCCCAGGGAGCTCATAGCCCCGGATTTTACGGCGGCTGATGAAATGGCAGATACGGGTGAGGATTGTATCAGCTTGGACCAAGTGGGAGATATCTTCGGCATTGATATGGATGAGGATGCCCAGAAGCAGGGGGGAGATTCAGCAAGTCATGCCTCACCTTCCGAGATCGGGGAGCAGGTTGATCCAAGATGCCCGAATCCCGGTAGCCGGGATACAGACCACGAACAGAGCTTTGCGCAGGAATCATCCAAAAGCGCCGGATCAAAGGCGGTGACCTCCCAGCAGGCAGGATCTGCCCGGCATACACCTGTCCAGGCGACAGCCCGGGCCACGTCCGGCAGGGAACCTCTGGATCCTCCGACCGGAGAAAAGATAACCCGTCTGCGTGAGCAGTGCGGCCAGTCCGGTCCGGAGTTTGCCAAGAGTCTGGGCGTTTCGGTGGCCAGCGTGTACCGGTGGGAAAACACGCCCGGAACGCTTACCCTGCACAGGCGGACCTTGACGGCCTTGCGGCGGCTGTATCTGGATCTGAACGGCAGGACGCAATAAACAGCTTTTTGTCATCATTTAATAAGAGGGGCGCATGTGACCAAGCTCGTATTTTTTCATTCCGTACCCGACGATGTGTTTGAGGAGATGCAGGCTGAATTTCCGGAAGTGAGCATGGACCAGCGCACAACCAGGCAGTCCCTGCAGGAGGTTTTGCCCCAGGCCGAGGTTCTGGTCACCTTCAAGTGCGACCAGTCCATGCTGGATCAGGCACCGGCTCTGAAATGGGTCCAGGCCCTGTCCACCGGAGTGGATACCTTGCCGGTGCAGGACCTTCAGGACCGGGGTGTTATGCTGACCTCGACCACTGGAATGCATGCCGGGCACATGTCAGAGCTGGCGATCATGGCTATGCTCATGCTGGCCAGGAACATGCATCAGGTCCTCAGGAATCAAGGCTTGAAGGTCTGGGATCGTGATGTCGCCCAGGACGAAATCGCCGGGAAAACGGTGGGGATCCTGGGCCTGGGCAGCATCGGGCGGGAGGTGGCCCGGAAGGCTTCCTGCTTGGGGATGCAGGTCGTCGGGGTCAAAAAGCATCCGGAACCGGTGGACAATGTGAGCCGTCTCTACGCCCTGGACGGCTTGGACGAGGTCTTTGCCCACAGTGACTATATCATCAACCTTCTTCCTTTGACTGAGGAGACCAGAGAGTGCATCGGAGCCAGCCAGTTTGGGGCCATGCCTGCCGGGGGCTGTTTCGTCAATTTGGGCCGGGGCGGAAGCGTGGACGAAAAGGCGTTGATCCAGGCCTTGGAGAGGGGGACTGTGCGGGCGGCCGTATGCGATGTCTTTTCCCAGGAGCCGCTTCCTGCAGACAGCCCGCTCTGGGGAGTGGACAATCTGATTGTCATGCCCCACATCGGGGGGCAGAACCCAAACTATATGCGCAAGGCCGCGCCCATTATCCGGCACAACCTGCGGGCCTATCTGGATGGACGCCTGGAACAGATGCAGAACGTGTACCGCCCGGATCGGGGATATTGATTCCATCCTGGGATCAGGATGTAGGAAGCCCTCGGCTGCTTTGCCTGGATATTTTGCTCAACGTCATTCCCGGATACGTTGAATGTCAGGCGCCTGGCGATTCGGGAAAAAAGCTTTGAAATCGCAATAATCTGACAATGTTGTATGAAAGACTGTTATGAGTTAATGGTTATCAGAATCTGATTGGGTAACCACTCCCAGTCGGTATCGGTATCGGTATCGAAATCGTTTGGTTTTTCGACGTAGCCTGTGGGTTTTTAGGGTTTGTCATCTCTTCTGTGTGCCCACTTTCGGCCCGGTACTTTCTAAGTCCCGCTAAAGGGGGATCCCTGCCCCCTCCAGGCACTCACATGATGGTCATTGCCTTCAGATGGACTGAGCATATCATGCATGTGAGTGCCTGGTTTCCCCCTTTTGGCGGGACCAAGAAAATGTGCGGGCCTGCCGCTCACGGCACACAGAAGAGACGGCAAACTCTTATGTAGGCAATTCCACTTTCTGTGTCGAAGAGCCAATCGTTTGTATGCTTCGGTGCGCCTGCTCTGATGGATTGTCACGCAAAACGCGTGACAATGATCTACCGCAGACTG is a window of Desulfovermiculus halophilus DSM 18834 DNA encoding:
- a CDS encoding SWIM zinc finger family protein, which codes for MKHADWPRFIPVSERRAKAEERLEAMRAQGMDILPERATGRDMASSIWGRGWCRHMQSLPKIGKHLARGKIYARNGSIRHLEILPGQIRALVMGTDIYAVSIPVLPLSGNVWQEIKDLSLGRIENVQDVYQGELPSDVMDKLMDIPKGIFPGPKEFSLRCECSEQKPVCKHAAAVLYGAGSRLDQHPELLFTLRGVKAQSLVTSWTKKVRDRFEEKKSILDFEQAKDIFDLEWDQEPKT
- a CDS encoding SWIM zinc finger family protein yields the protein MARRRRWPRYVPVAERRAKAQKKVRQLRRKGVDIRPVQIEGRVIARSFWGQGWCTHLESFSDFSNRLPRGRTYVRNGSVCHLEIEPGHAAAMVSGSRIYDVRIGIQELSSAVWEDVKHKCSGSIGSLLELLQGRLSEEVMHVVTDARQGLFPRPEEISLYCSCPDWATMCKHVAAVLYGIGHRLDEEPELLFTLRGVDPRELIAPDFTAADEMADTGEDCISLDQVGDIFGIDMDEDAQKQGGDSASHASPSEIGEQVDPRCPNPGSRDTDHEQSFAQESSKSAGSKAVTSQQAGSARHTPVQATARATSGREPLDPPTGEKITRLREQCGQSGPEFAKSLGVSVASVYRWENTPGTLTLHRRTLTALRRLYLDLNGRTQ
- a CDS encoding D-2-hydroxyacid dehydrogenase, coding for MTKLVFFHSVPDDVFEEMQAEFPEVSMDQRTTRQSLQEVLPQAEVLVTFKCDQSMLDQAPALKWVQALSTGVDTLPVQDLQDRGVMLTSTTGMHAGHMSELAIMAMLMLARNMHQVLRNQGLKVWDRDVAQDEIAGKTVGILGLGSIGREVARKASCLGMQVVGVKKHPEPVDNVSRLYALDGLDEVFAHSDYIINLLPLTEETRECIGASQFGAMPAGGCFVNLGRGGSVDEKALIQALERGTVRAAVCDVFSQEPLPADSPLWGVDNLIVMPHIGGQNPNYMRKAAPIIRHNLRAYLDGRLEQMQNVYRPDRGY
- a CDS encoding DEAD/DEAH box helicase, whose product is MTDIRLHPQARLILEDFAQEPGTRPVDKRVRDAFAADWRAGLLAMAADMQAGHTSLTFRFWRGIAASYLTRICRMPEMDGPIRVGRPSEAELEKWISSAPPMTGGEYLSQDMLIRIWDSLADWGREAIARAGSIESFISDRAPGWKRVGRVTFHLAENKQDADRPFAFMATFTTGLGSQGRAKHVPLRKALEMYSGPEDKQGLVKLLTPVHEAAKQCPWVKDLVSSGRIYHPMAWTADQAYTMLRSAPVLEECGLSVRLPDWWSKRPKAQVQVTIGEEKKTGLDASSLLDFNVDVAVGDVQLTQEEINELLSQKDNLVFLKGRWVEVDQDKLGQALEHWKKVEAEAKEGRIGFIEGMRLLAGASTDLQQEESEDRRRWVHVGAGNALQQTLNQLRDPSSLQGAGTPLGITAELRPYQLEGMNWMAFVTGLGLGACLADDMGLGKTLQVLALLARRNGNSGSNPALLIIPASLLGNWKNEAEAFAPGLKLKTVHPSEVSRKELQELAGDVQNRLSAYDLVVTTYSMVHRLTWLREMTWSLIILDEAQAIKNPSTRQTRAVKKLPAQARIALTGTPIENRLGDLWSLFDFLNPGLLGSSKVFQGFVKTLQAREQDQFGPLRRLVGPYILRRLKTDAKVISDLPDKTETVRYCNLSKDQVKHYTHIVQSMQKSLQSVDKMARRGLVLQTLTRLKQVCNHPSQLTGDGEFRPENSGKFNRIRELCAELAERQEKVLVFTQFREIIPALEEHLAGIFGRPGLVLHGATRVGQRSRLVEQFQEENGPPFFIASLKVGGTGLNLTAASHVIHFDRWWNPAVENQATDRTYRIGQRKNVLVHKFVTTGTIEERIDRLIEEKKELAEDVLSGSGEVKLTELPDEELLDLVRLDVTRAMG